In Prosthecochloris sp. GSB1, the following proteins share a genomic window:
- a CDS encoding SLC13 family permease encodes MNWLQNIVILVSGFLLSQVLIATKTHHKAIAYLLDHGRATAGGLVGTTLMLSYGLSMFFSNTVVVLAMLPVVRKLLSLVRDTQQIRTIGALFYCALIFGANTGGMASITGNALNIAAAGLADFHGLPGANRVTFFSWLVIGVPATSILAFAAWKLLMAHLPPGAEELLTERKGKESRRLPKKPLIFFIGNIFLMFIMSAGQSFIAPPAILGNLNVLDIAFLTYLTGLLFFCFIIPRKSLDWRSILKNIVFLFFFIVSFPVLCVARTLEQTEKRLHVPLHGLHETFDRILLLMFNGIWKPLFGESFRSLSIYNFNSVLSINLIMRDIPYFGLVLMGAAAALLLSLISLGDNPSTPEIDGILFTALGDAGSGLLASFKSPAVLFGVLSISTIFLTEIFNNTTILLVLAPAILDTTPAFAAEPLILLLLVTVTASGAFMSPLATPVNALAFGGMENLSLKTILRLGFLMNVIGAAWATVLFLLLSALL; translated from the coding sequence ATGAACTGGCTTCAGAACATCGTGATTCTCGTTTCAGGCTTCCTGCTCTCGCAGGTCCTCATCGCCACGAAAACGCATCACAAGGCTATCGCCTACCTGCTCGACCACGGCCGCGCCACCGCGGGCGGGCTGGTTGGAACGACGCTCATGCTTTCCTACGGCCTGTCCATGTTTTTCTCGAACACGGTCGTGGTCCTTGCCATGCTTCCGGTCGTCAGAAAGCTGCTTTCACTCGTCAGGGATACACAACAGATCAGGACAATCGGGGCATTGTTCTATTGCGCCCTCATCTTCGGCGCGAACACGGGGGGAATGGCGTCAATTACCGGAAACGCCCTCAACATAGCGGCTGCCGGGCTCGCGGACTTTCACGGACTGCCCGGGGCGAACCGTGTAACCTTCTTTTCCTGGCTCGTCATCGGCGTTCCCGCGACCTCGATACTTGCGTTCGCCGCCTGGAAGCTGCTCATGGCGCACCTGCCTCCCGGCGCAGAAGAACTGCTGACCGAACGAAAGGGAAAGGAATCCCGGAGGTTACCGAAAAAGCCGCTGATTTTTTTTATCGGCAATATTTTCCTCATGTTCATCATGAGCGCCGGGCAGTCCTTCATCGCGCCTCCGGCGATCCTCGGGAACCTGAACGTCCTCGATATCGCTTTTCTGACCTACCTGACCGGACTTCTTTTTTTCTGCTTCATCATTCCCAGAAAATCGCTCGACTGGCGCAGTATCCTGAAAAACATCGTATTTCTTTTCTTCTTCATCGTCAGCTTCCCCGTCCTGTGCGTCGCCAGAACGCTGGAACAGACCGAAAAGCGCCTGCATGTTCCGTTGCACGGGCTGCACGAAACGTTCGACAGAATTCTCCTGCTCATGTTCAACGGCATCTGGAAACCGCTTTTCGGGGAGTCTTTCCGTTCGCTGTCGATCTACAACTTCAATTCCGTGCTTTCGATCAACCTTATCATGCGGGACATCCCCTACTTCGGCCTGGTGCTCATGGGCGCGGCAGCCGCTCTCCTGCTTTCGCTTATCTCCCTTGGCGACAATCCCTCCACGCCAGAAATCGACGGCATACTCTTCACTGCGCTCGGCGATGCCGGCTCCGGCCTGCTTGCCTCGTTCAAAAGCCCCGCGGTTCTTTTCGGAGTCCTGAGCATTTCGACCATCTTCCTGACGGAAATTTTCAACAATACGACCATCCTGCTGGTTCTGGCGCCTGCGATCCTCGACACAACCCCGGCGTTCGCCGCCGAACCGCTCATTCTGCTGCTGCTCGTAACCGTCACTGCATCGGGCGCCTTCATGAGCCCGTTGGCAACCCCGGTCAACGCGCTGGCTTTCGGCGGCATGGAAAACCTCTCCCTGAAAACGATTCTCAGGCTCGGATTTCTGATGAACGTCATCGGGGCGGCCTGGGCGACGGTTCTCTTCCTGCTGCTCTCTGCGCTGTTATGA
- a CDS encoding phosphate ABC transporter substrate-binding protein, with protein MKLMKKLFLFAALLSFAAAGPAQAKDIVMDGSTTVGPVAKSFAAYFTKTTGVQVTVSESGSGNGAKSLINGACDIANMSRAMKDKEVAAAKAKGVDPVQHVVALDGIAVVVHPSNYVSSLKIEQIRDIYIGKVTNWSQVGGPNAKIVVIQRESNSGTQDSFKSLVVGKGNAITKGAETQASNGAVKSRVGSTPAAIGFIGLGFVDDSVKPLVVNGVKPANETVKDGSYPVARPLFMYTNGQPTGNVKKFIELPKTDDGKRMISELGFVNKY; from the coding sequence ATGAAACTGATGAAAAAACTTTTCTTGTTCGCGGCTCTGCTGAGCTTCGCCGCGGCAGGTCCGGCCCAGGCAAAGGATATCGTCATGGACGGTTCGACGACTGTCGGTCCGGTAGCCAAATCCTTCGCCGCGTACTTCACCAAGACGACCGGCGTTCAGGTCACCGTCAGCGAGTCCGGCAGCGGCAACGGCGCCAAGAGCCTCATCAACGGTGCATGTGACATCGCCAACATGTCCCGCGCCATGAAAGACAAGGAAGTCGCCGCGGCGAAGGCCAAGGGCGTTGATCCTGTCCAGCACGTTGTCGCTCTCGACGGTATAGCCGTCGTCGTTCATCCGAGCAACTACGTTTCGTCGCTGAAAATCGAACAGATCCGCGATATCTATATCGGCAAAGTGACCAACTGGAGCCAGGTGGGCGGCCCGAACGCGAAGATCGTCGTGATCCAGCGCGAATCCAACAGCGGTACCCAGGACTCCTTCAAGAGCCTCGTGGTCGGCAAGGGTAACGCGATAACCAAGGGCGCCGAAACCCAGGCGAGCAACGGAGCGGTAAAGAGCCGTGTCGGTTCCACTCCGGCTGCAATCGGTTTCATCGGCCTCGGTTTCGTCGACGATTCCGTCAAGCCTCTTGTGGTCAACGGCGTCAAGCCGGCCAATGAAACCGTCAAGGACGGTTCCTATCCCGTGGCTCGTCCTCTGTTCATGTACACCAACGGCCAGCCGACCGGCAATGTGAAGAAATTCATCGAACTGCCGAAAACCGATGACGGCAAGCGCATGATCAGTGAACTCGGCTTCGTCAACAAATACTGA
- a CDS encoding PstC family ABC transporter permease, whose protein sequence is MADASIKKNSDIFVVSPEKLRRQRAAKFIGEGFLLAIASFVAVVVLFIFYFVAVDAVPFFQERGFAEFFTSTGWYPADDPGEFGALAIIYGSAMVTIGSALIAVPLGIAAAICLSDVLPFTVRQYAKPVIEMLAAIPSVAYGFFALVIFAPLLQNFGGTILMWAWWLIAGPFVLLAVIVIADVLAARVATESKERSLRTVLTLLFGIAAIGVLYGVGRTLSAIEILSGTNALNVSIILSFMALPTIVSVSEDSLQAVGRELREGSYALGATRAETIVKTILPAASSGILAAVILGIMRALGETMVVWMASGNSSQIPDPWFNYLESIRTLTATIAGDMGEADQVTGSARYHVLFAMGLLLLIFSFISNFISERIVVRQRKILAGE, encoded by the coding sequence ATGGCGGATGCATCAATAAAAAAGAATTCCGACATCTTTGTCGTGAGCCCTGAAAAGCTCAGGAGGCAGAGAGCCGCGAAATTCATCGGCGAAGGGTTTCTTCTCGCCATAGCGTCGTTCGTTGCCGTTGTCGTGCTTTTTATCTTTTACTTTGTCGCCGTGGATGCCGTTCCGTTCTTTCAGGAACGGGGTTTCGCCGAGTTTTTCACCAGCACGGGCTGGTATCCGGCCGACGACCCCGGAGAGTTCGGCGCGCTTGCCATTATCTACGGCAGCGCGATGGTCACCATCGGTTCCGCGCTCATCGCGGTTCCTCTCGGCATCGCAGCCGCAATTTGCCTGAGCGATGTGCTTCCTTTCACGGTGCGCCAATACGCCAAGCCGGTGATCGAGATGCTTGCGGCTATTCCCTCTGTCGCTTACGGTTTTTTTGCCCTGGTTATTTTCGCGCCTCTTCTGCAGAACTTCGGCGGCACTATTCTGATGTGGGCATGGTGGTTGATCGCGGGTCCTTTCGTGCTGCTGGCGGTGATCGTCATTGCCGATGTGCTTGCCGCTCGTGTGGCCACAGAATCGAAAGAACGCTCGCTGCGAACCGTTCTCACCCTTTTGTTCGGTATCGCCGCCATCGGAGTTCTTTACGGGGTCGGCAGGACGCTCAGCGCCATAGAGATTCTCAGCGGCACCAACGCGCTCAACGTTTCGATCATCCTGAGCTTCATGGCTCTGCCCACGATCGTGAGCGTTTCCGAGGATTCGCTGCAGGCGGTCGGCCGTGAACTTCGCGAGGGCAGTTACGCGCTCGGTGCCACGAGGGCCGAAACGATCGTCAAGACCATTCTTCCAGCGGCCAGCAGCGGAATTCTCGCCGCGGTCATCCTCGGCATCATGCGCGCCCTCGGGGAGACGATGGTTGTCTGGATGGCGTCTGGCAACTCCTCGCAGATTCCCGATCCCTGGTTCAATTACCTCGAATCGATACGGACGCTGACGGCCACGATCGCCGGTGACATGGGGGAAGCGGACCAGGTGACCGGGTCGGCCCGCTACCATGTGCTTTTCGCCATGGGCCTGCTGCTGCTGATCTTCAGTTTCATCAGCAATTTCATCAGCGAGCGTATCGTCGTCCGGCAGAGAAAGATACTTGCCGGCGAGTGA
- the pstB gene encoding phosphate ABC transporter ATP-binding protein PstB: MQMTAELKDTATDGVAAQGGAKRDIFLPPDRERVKEGGKPHVVSKNFSVFYGDFEAVRKVSADIFSRYVTAIIGPSGCGKSTFLRAINRMNDLIPSCHTTGTLMFDGEDIYGKYTDEVLLRKKIGMVFQKPNPFPKSIFDNIAYGPRLHGVKDKSVLGEIVEKSLRKAALWDEVSDRLDKNALGLSGGQQQRLCVARALAVEPEILLLDEPTSALDPKATAKIEDLIEELRGSYTILIVTHNMQQASRVSDHTMFFYEGDLVEYAPTKQLFTNPRDQVTEDYITGRFS; the protein is encoded by the coding sequence ATGCAGATGACAGCAGAATTAAAAGATACAGCCACGGACGGCGTCGCGGCGCAGGGCGGCGCCAAACGTGATATTTTTCTGCCTCCCGACCGTGAAAGGGTCAAGGAGGGGGGCAAGCCGCACGTCGTTTCAAAGAACTTTTCGGTTTTTTACGGGGATTTCGAGGCGGTAAGGAAAGTCAGCGCGGATATTTTCTCCAGGTATGTGACGGCCATCATCGGTCCCAGCGGTTGCGGGAAGAGCACGTTTCTCCGGGCGATCAACAGAATGAACGATCTGATTCCTTCCTGCCATACTACGGGTACGCTGATGTTCGACGGCGAGGACATATACGGGAAATACACCGACGAGGTGTTGCTCCGGAAAAAGATCGGCATGGTGTTCCAGAAGCCCAACCCGTTTCCTAAATCCATTTTCGACAACATCGCCTACGGTCCGAGGCTGCATGGAGTGAAAGACAAGAGCGTTCTTGGCGAAATCGTCGAAAAAAGTCTCCGCAAGGCCGCGCTCTGGGACGAGGTGAGCGACCGGCTTGACAAAAACGCCCTCGGCCTGAGCGGCGGCCAGCAACAGCGCCTCTGCGTGGCGAGAGCGCTCGCGGTCGAGCCGGAGATACTGCTTCTCGACGAACCCACCTCGGCGCTCGATCCGAAAGCGACGGCCAAGATAGAGGACCTTATCGAGGAATTACGGGGGAGTTATACTATACTAATCGTCACGCACAACATGCAGCAGGCCTCCCGAGTTTCCGACCACACGATGTTTTTCTACGAAGGCGATCTGGTTGAGTACGCACCGACAAAACAGCTCTTCACCAATCCCAGGGATCAGGTGACAGAGGACTACATTACCGGAAGGTTCAGCTAA
- a CDS encoding lysophospholipid acyltransferase family protein, translated as MKNAPGSGFPVKQPFGKLPFLTPGESLLLRLLMIPVFFFVRARGVEHLRDRTGPLIFACNHNNSIESVLVPAFLTYHCGGRKISFVVDWMFGKIPFAGSLLELTDPMYVYHKRSTSRFLEAARPRELPSKDAVSRCCERLMSGRRIGLFPEGKRNRNPFRLLPGKTGVGHIALRSGVPVVPVGIDYAVRRKKAKIPVFGRIVLSIGEPICFDNLARLYRASGECSASVARAERHRLAARATERIMRALSGLCGKSCDPRDSTVSEEKENCSGNKKIREEPCPV; from the coding sequence ATGAAAAACGCACCAGGTTCGGGATTTCCGGTGAAACAACCGTTCGGCAAGCTGCCGTTTCTGACGCCCGGCGAATCGCTTTTGCTGAGGCTGCTGATGATCCCCGTTTTCTTTTTCGTCCGTGCCCGTGGCGTCGAGCATCTTCGCGACAGAACAGGCCCCCTGATCTTCGCATGCAATCACAACAACTCCATTGAATCCGTTCTTGTGCCCGCGTTTCTGACGTATCACTGCGGCGGAAGAAAGATAAGTTTTGTCGTCGACTGGATGTTTGGGAAAATCCCTTTTGCGGGAAGTCTTTTAGAGCTGACCGATCCGATGTACGTCTATCACAAGAGATCGACCAGCAGGTTTCTCGAGGCCGCCAGGCCGCGCGAACTTCCCTCGAAAGACGCGGTTTCCCGTTGCTGCGAAAGACTCATGTCGGGAAGACGCATCGGCCTGTTTCCCGAAGGAAAAAGGAACAGGAATCCGTTCAGGCTGCTCCCCGGAAAAACCGGCGTCGGCCATATCGCTCTTCGGTCCGGTGTCCCCGTGGTTCCTGTCGGCATCGACTATGCCGTGCGCCGGAAAAAAGCAAAAATTCCCGTTTTCGGAAGGATCGTCCTCTCGATAGGCGAGCCGATATGCTTCGACAACCTTGCCCGGCTCTACCGGGCTTCGGGAGAATGCTCGGCTTCAGTTGCCAGGGCCGAACGCCACAGGCTCGCGGCAAGGGCTACAGAACGCATCATGAGGGCTCTTTCCGGGCTTTGCGGAAAGAGCTGCGACCCTCGGGATTCAACGGTGTCTGAAGAAAAGGAGAATTGTTCCGGCAACAAAAAAATCAGGGAGGAGCCATGTCCGGTATAA
- a CDS encoding GNAT family N-acetyltransferase, which yields MSGITVNKVLRAEDRRAALEIVEQVFLREKQWISTVGEQLPEVLEENGRFSWFLARMDGEPAGVLRLLYDPVLELPGEYDVRLLPGVDVERMKRDGRYVEIGRFMIGEAYRRNPAIALRLMRTATREVIERDYTHFITDVFEGEKHSPLNFHTRVLGFEVIGKHLFGDLNCSSTRIILTLDILKVYGRIRNSRSKVYRELTEGIRGILERKMSSAVR from the coding sequence ATGTCCGGTATAACGGTAAACAAGGTGTTGCGCGCTGAAGACCGCCGAGCCGCGCTCGAAATCGTCGAGCAGGTTTTCCTGCGTGAAAAGCAGTGGATCAGCACGGTCGGTGAACAACTCCCCGAGGTGCTGGAGGAGAACGGGCGGTTTTCGTGGTTTCTTGCTCGTATGGACGGCGAACCGGCGGGCGTGCTCCGTCTCCTGTACGATCCCGTGCTGGAGCTTCCCGGCGAGTACGATGTAAGGCTTTTGCCCGGAGTGGATGTGGAACGGATGAAACGGGACGGAAGGTACGTGGAAATCGGACGCTTCATGATCGGGGAAGCCTACCGCAGGAATCCGGCAATTGCGCTCAGGCTCATGCGTACGGCCACACGGGAGGTCATCGAAAGGGATTACACCCATTTTATTACCGACGTTTTCGAGGGCGAGAAGCATTCTCCGCTGAATTTCCATACGAGGGTGCTCGGTTTCGAGGTGATCGGCAAGCATCTTTTCGGCGACCTGAACTGCAGTTCAACGAGAATTATACTGACGCTGGATATTCTCAAGGTCTACGGCAGAATCCGCAACAGCCGCAGCAAGGTCTACAGGGAGTTGACCGAGGGCATCAGGGGGATCCTCGAAAGAAAGATGAGTTCGGCTGTGCGCTGA
- the pstA gene encoding phosphate ABC transporter permease PstA, protein MELGTRKILDRSFTAVGVTSIVLMALALLVVIVPIFRGGIAALYFDGTIEHRKLQYDQFGKGDPDELSVQIAETDRHRSEAYRFLDAFEREMEGMDAETAGNYRPGFRKVKEILTHLLGPLPGEQEPILLRFQYGRTRWEKAEETLHDLLFVTKWDYSNPSEMAKEYFVPRSDEFAGTALAGLFPYVEDNLRNMLLPEPTFYWGFITNKSLDAHIFGGIWAEIQGTFFLAVGAMLFAFPLGVIAAIYFTEYAKDNFFTSMLRSANSTLAGVPSIVFGLFGLAFFINTIKVSESKSVLAGSLTLAIMILPTIIRAAEEAILSVPKTYKEASLGLGSTKWRTIMTVILPAALPGIITGGIISLGRAAGETAPIIFTAAVSVGATIGIADVFTSPTPALSWNIYNLASEHEAANEIRHVQYGMVLALISIVLLLNLSAILLRARISKKLKG, encoded by the coding sequence ATGGAGCTCGGAACCAGAAAAATTCTTGACCGTTCGTTCACCGCCGTGGGCGTTACCTCGATCGTGCTTATGGCCCTGGCCCTGCTGGTCGTCATCGTGCCGATTTTCAGGGGCGGCATCGCCGCGCTCTATTTCGACGGGACTATCGAACACAGAAAATTGCAGTACGATCAGTTCGGAAAGGGCGATCCCGACGAACTGTCCGTTCAGATTGCCGAGACCGACAGGCACCGTTCGGAGGCATACCGCTTTCTCGATGCCTTCGAGCGCGAGATGGAGGGCATGGATGCGGAAACTGCCGGTAACTACCGGCCCGGCTTCAGGAAAGTGAAGGAAATTCTCACGCATCTTCTCGGTCCGCTTCCCGGCGAACAGGAACCCATACTGCTTCGTTTCCAGTACGGCCGCACCCGGTGGGAGAAGGCGGAGGAAACGCTGCACGACCTGCTCTTCGTGACTAAATGGGATTACTCCAACCCGAGCGAGATGGCGAAGGAGTATTTCGTGCCCCGCTCGGACGAATTCGCCGGAACGGCGCTCGCCGGCCTGTTTCCCTACGTGGAGGACAATCTTCGGAACATGCTGCTTCCCGAACCCACTTTTTACTGGGGTTTCATTACCAACAAGTCTCTTGACGCGCACATTTTCGGCGGTATTTGGGCCGAGATACAGGGCACGTTCTTTCTTGCCGTCGGAGCGATGCTCTTCGCCTTTCCACTCGGCGTGATCGCCGCCATCTATTTTACCGAATACGCCAAGGATAATTTCTTCACAAGCATGCTACGGAGCGCGAACAGCACCCTTGCGGGCGTGCCGAGCATCGTGTTCGGCCTTTTCGGCCTTGCGTTTTTCATCAACACCATCAAGGTGTCGGAGTCGAAGAGCGTGCTTGCGGGATCGCTGACGCTGGCCATCATGATTCTTCCCACGATCATCAGGGCAGCCGAAGAAGCGATTCTCTCTGTGCCCAAGACCTACAAGGAGGCCTCTCTCGGGCTCGGCTCGACGAAATGGAGGACGATCATGACGGTTATTCTGCCGGCGGCTCTTCCCGGCATCATCACCGGCGGCATCATCAGTCTCGGACGCGCCGCCGGAGAAACGGCGCCGATCATTTTCACCGCTGCGGTGAGCGTCGGGGCGACTATCGGTATCGCAGACGTCTTCACGTCCCCCACACCCGCGCTTTCCTGGAATATCTACAATCTCGCAAGCGAGCATGAGGCGGCAAACGAGATACGGCATGTGCAGTACGGCATGGTGCTCGCCCTGATATCGATCGTGCTCTTGCTCAACCTTTCGGCCATACTGCTGAGGGCCAGGATTTCGAAAAAATTAAAAGGGTAA
- a CDS encoding class I SAM-dependent methyltransferase: MAPIWNSSGRFDAAARNWDDNPRRMDLARLIFETLERNVPLSSDWRVLEIGCGTGLVSRPLAEKTASLLAVDTSREMLRMLEEKISAAGPGNVETVEGDISSVRREHEPGVPFNLVFSAMTFHHIVDPRLAVRQAHALLAEGGWLAIADLDKEDGCFHDDSNQEVHHGFERKSFETMLREEGFREISFSTAASVTKINRAGKERIYTVFLAVSRKQ, translated from the coding sequence GTGGCCCCGATATGGAACAGCAGCGGACGCTTCGATGCCGCGGCCAGGAACTGGGACGATAATCCGCGCCGCATGGACCTCGCGCGGCTGATATTCGAAACGCTCGAACGAAACGTACCGTTGAGCAGCGATTGGCGGGTGCTGGAAATAGGATGCGGCACAGGTCTCGTCTCCCGTCCCCTGGCCGAAAAAACCGCCTCGCTGCTCGCTGTCGACACATCGAGGGAGATGCTCAGGATGCTCGAGGAAAAAATCTCCGCTGCCGGCCCGGGAAACGTAGAAACGGTTGAAGGCGATATTTCTTCCGTGAGGCGCGAACATGAACCGGGAGTCCCGTTCAATCTCGTTTTCAGCGCCATGACCTTCCATCACATCGTCGACCCCCGGCTCGCAGTGCGCCAGGCCCACGCGCTGCTCGCGGAGGGCGGCTGGCTCGCGATCGCCGACCTCGACAAGGAAGACGGCTGCTTTCACGACGACTCGAACCAGGAAGTGCACCACGGCTTCGAGAGGAAATCGTTCGAAACGATGCTTCGGGAAGAAGGTTTCCGCGAAATATCGTTCTCCACTGCGGCATCGGTTACAAAAATCAATCGTGCGGGAAAGGAACGCATCTACACCGTATTTCTCGCCGTGTCACGAAAACAATGA
- a CDS encoding phosphatase PAP2 family protein: MRIPIVPAVARTALLVFLASFFFRPPCHLLAGEGTTGEMLSDDVAYLFEDFRDVFSSPAHFDGSDWLRVGAAAGAAIASALWADEPVQRFSRANRSPFLDDLSSVGDYYGRLSTGYYLGSALYLAGALADDDWTRLTGRAVIEAHTFSLLVTGVLKAAAGRSRPYLDQGNAAFGWFETKTSRWSLPSGHATAAFAISSVLSKRIDSPWATAGLFALSGVTVLDRIYDDKHWLSDTILGAAIGTAIGMAVGDMIDSEEEERRKGGLEALDERPVDLLRFSLSF, encoded by the coding sequence ATGCGCATCCCGATCGTCCCCGCCGTCGCAAGGACGGCGTTGCTGGTTTTTCTCGCCTCGTTTTTTTTCCGTCCGCCCTGCCATCTGCTTGCCGGCGAGGGTACGACCGGCGAGATGCTTTCAGACGACGTGGCGTATCTTTTCGAGGATTTCAGGGATGTGTTTTCTTCTCCAGCGCATTTTGACGGAAGCGACTGGCTTCGAGTCGGCGCCGCGGCGGGCGCGGCGATTGCCTCGGCGTTATGGGCCGATGAGCCGGTGCAGCGTTTTTCCCGCGCAAACCGTTCGCCCTTTCTCGACGATCTCTCTTCCGTCGGAGATTACTATGGACGACTTTCCACGGGTTACTATCTCGGCTCCGCGCTCTATCTTGCCGGAGCGCTCGCCGATGATGACTGGACCCGCCTGACAGGCAGGGCGGTGATCGAGGCGCATACTTTTTCGCTGCTTGTCACCGGCGTATTGAAAGCCGCCGCCGGACGCTCGAGACCTTATCTCGATCAGGGGAACGCGGCTTTCGGTTGGTTCGAGACGAAAACCTCCCGGTGGTCACTGCCGTCCGGGCACGCCACGGCAGCCTTCGCCATCTCTTCCGTGCTTTCAAAAAGGATCGACAGCCCCTGGGCAACCGCGGGTCTGTTCGCTCTTTCCGGCGTTACTGTTCTGGACCGCATCTACGACGACAAACACTGGCTTTCCGATACGATTCTCGGTGCGGCGATAGGTACCGCCATAGGCATGGCCGTGGGCGATATGATCGACAGCGAAGAGGAAGAAAGACGGAAAGGCGGGCTCGAGGCCCTGGATGAGCGCCCGGTCGATCTGCTGCGTTTTTCGCTGAGTTTCTGA
- a CDS encoding HAD family hydrolase: protein MRFKAVIFDLDGTLLDSLADLANTLNNVLENNGLPLHDMQEYRYLVGYGMDELVRKAMPEKLREDSVLFEKLRQEMRTHYAETWMLHTRPYPGIDELLGWLDSSPLQMGVLSNKPDRFTKLCVETLLGKWKFDRVTGHHPGIGHKPDPEGALRMAASMEILPKEVLYVGDSEVDMQTATAAGMYALGVLWGFRTGEELLENGAKRIVETPREIIELLKHHH, encoded by the coding sequence ATGAGGTTCAAGGCGGTTATTTTCGATCTCGACGGAACGCTGCTCGACTCCCTGGCCGACCTGGCCAACACACTGAACAACGTCCTGGAAAACAACGGACTCCCCCTGCACGACATGCAGGAGTACCGCTATCTTGTCGGCTACGGCATGGACGAACTGGTAAGAAAAGCCATGCCTGAAAAGCTCCGGGAGGATTCAGTGCTTTTTGAAAAACTCCGGCAGGAAATGCGTACGCATTATGCCGAAACATGGATGCTGCATACGCGGCCCTATCCGGGCATAGACGAACTTCTCGGCTGGCTGGACTCCTCGCCTTTGCAAATGGGCGTTCTGTCCAACAAGCCCGACAGGTTCACGAAACTCTGCGTCGAGACGCTGCTCGGCAAGTGGAAGTTCGACCGGGTAACGGGACATCATCCCGGCATCGGCCATAAACCCGATCCCGAAGGAGCGCTCAGGATGGCCGCGTCGATGGAGATCTTGCCGAAAGAGGTGCTCTACGTCGGAGACAGTGAGGTCGACATGCAGACCGCAACAGCCGCCGGCATGTACGCCCTCGGCGTCCTTTGGGGATTCAGGACAGGAGAGGAGCTGTTGGAAAACGGCGCGAAAAGAATCGTCGAAACGCCGCGGGAAATCATCGAGTTGCTGAAGCACCACCATTGA
- a CDS encoding putative porin yields MKKLTLLCVLLLASAWNTAHAVDWNWNGDIRYRYEITDDENEPGDHNRDRHRLRVRFGVFPWITEELSAGIQLSTAGAGDPVSRNQTLGDGFTAKDINLNQAYIDFHPMELGLDGNVNFILGKREVKTTLIRENDLVWDSDLTLEGLTIQYGKDGKKQKSGLNFVTGYYFIDEVNHYERDPFFWTAQLAYTGEAGDLGFMLGAGYYDFHNIEGRDGGVLGFDDADGDTFGNSDTMTAGAYDYDYNVLELFGDVGGEFSGGLPWKAYAQYVINVAENVDEDDEGYLVGFKLGKAKKVGQWEIDANYSYLEKDAVLGAYTDSDRWGGGTDGSGFEVGATYHLVQNMTVGLKYLNHERGIDSDISREIWQADMVVKF; encoded by the coding sequence ATGAAAAAACTCACTTTGCTTTGCGTTCTTCTTCTGGCATCCGCGTGGAATACCGCGCATGCCGTTGACTGGAACTGGAACGGCGATATCCGCTACCGTTACGAAATTACCGACGACGAAAACGAGCCCGGTGATCACAACAGGGATCGCCACCGTCTCCGCGTCCGTTTCGGCGTGTTTCCCTGGATCACCGAGGAACTCTCCGCGGGCATTCAGCTTTCCACCGCCGGAGCCGGCGATCCGGTTTCACGTAACCAGACGCTCGGCGACGGTTTCACCGCCAAGGACATCAACCTGAACCAGGCCTACATCGACTTCCATCCGATGGAACTCGGGCTGGACGGAAACGTGAACTTCATTCTCGGTAAGAGGGAAGTGAAGACCACACTGATCCGCGAAAACGATCTGGTCTGGGACAGCGATCTCACGCTCGAAGGTCTGACCATCCAGTATGGCAAGGATGGCAAGAAGCAGAAATCCGGTCTCAACTTCGTCACCGGTTATTACTTCATCGACGAGGTCAACCATTACGAACGCGATCCGTTCTTCTGGACGGCGCAGCTCGCCTATACCGGTGAAGCCGGTGATCTCGGTTTCATGCTCGGCGCCGGTTACTACGACTTCCACAACATCGAGGGGCGTGACGGCGGCGTGCTCGGCTTCGACGATGCCGACGGCGATACCTTCGGTAACTCCGACACGATGACGGCCGGTGCGTACGATTACGACTACAACGTGCTGGAGCTGTTCGGTGATGTGGGCGGCGAATTCTCCGGCGGTCTTCCCTGGAAGGCGTATGCGCAGTACGTGATCAACGTCGCGGAAAACGTCGACGAGGATGACGAGGGATATCTTGTCGGATTCAAGCTCGGCAAGGCCAAGAAAGTCGGACAGTGGGAGATCGACGCCAACTACAGCTACCTTGAAAAAGACGCGGTTCTCGGCGCCTATACCGATTCCGACCGCTGGGGCGGCGGAACCGATGGATCCGGTTTCGAGGTCGGCGCGACCTATCATCTTGTCCAGAATATGACCGTCGGGTTGAAATATCTCAATCACGAGCGAGGCATCGACAGCGATATCAGCCGCGAGATATGGCAGGCCGACATGGTTGTCAAGTTCTGA